In the Oncorhynchus keta strain PuntledgeMale-10-30-2019 chromosome 14, Oket_V2, whole genome shotgun sequence genome, one interval contains:
- the LOC118393177 gene encoding ectonucleoside triphosphate diphosphohydrolase 4-like isoform X1: MGRISFSCLPASWHFSLSPLVLPRLLLPSFRQLLLFGLLVGLLGLLYLLLVTGKGQDIWIRKDNYFHRHLARVTDVEATDTSNPNLNYGLVVDCGSSGSRVFVYCWPQHNGNPHDLLDIRQMRDQHRKPVVMKIKPGISELAKTPEKASDYIHPLLSFAAQHIPKHKHQETPLYILCTAGMRVLSDSQQEALLEDLRTDIPVHFNFLFSDSHVEVISGKQEGVYAWIGINFVLGRFNHVASERDAVVEVQVPGGDQQEALVRKRTAGVLDMGGVSTQIAYEVPKTVSFASPQQEEVAKNLLAEFNLGCDAHRTEHVYRVYVSTFLGFGGNAARQRYEKSIVRNTLTKNKLLGLHVGETSESPLLDPCLPTDLQDKVGPATQKLHLRGTGDFDHCRQLLQPFLNRTNETHSSLNGIYQPPIDYPNSQFYGFSEFYYCTEDVLRMGGDFNSSKYSVAAKGYCATQWRSLKERFDSGLYASHADVHRLKYQCFKSAWMYEVFHSGFSFPIDYKNLRTALLVYDKEVQWTLGAILYRTRFLPLRDIQQETLKGVHAHWRHSFSFVNNHYLFLACFLVVFLSILLYLLRLRRIHSCTTQRCTPSTVEWLEEGLGSPSLPITL; the protein is encoded by the exons ATGGGAAG GATCAGCTTCTCGTGCCTCCCAGCCTCCTGGCACTTCAGCCTGTCACCCCTGGTTCTTCCTCGTCTACTGCTACCTTCATTCAGGCAGCTACTCTTATTTGGTCTGCTGGTGGGATTGCTAGGACTGCTTTACCTGTTGTTGGTAACCGGAAAGGGCCAGGACATCTGGATCAGAAAGGACAACTACTTCCATAG ACACTTGGCGAGAGTCACAGATGTGGAGGCCACCGACACCAGCAATCCCAACCTGAACTACGGTTTGGTGGTAGACTGCGGCAGCAGTGGCTCCAGGGTGTTTGTGTATTGTTGGCCCCAGCACAATGGTAATCCCCATGATCTGCTTGACATACGACAGATGAGAGACCAGCACAGGAAACCAGTGGTCATGAAGATCAAGCCAG gCATCTCAGAGCTTGCAAAAACACCAGAGAAGGCCAGTGATTACATACACCCCCTGCTGAGCTTTGCTGCCCAGCACATCCCCAAACATAAGCACCAGGAGACCCCTCTGTACATTCTGTGCACAGCTGGAATGAGGGTGCTGTCTGACAG TCAACAGGAAGCACTTCTGGAGGATCTACGGACCGATATCCCTGTACATTTCAACTTCCTCTTTTCTGATTCCCATGTGGAGGTCATTTCTGGCAAGCAGGAAG GTGTGTATGCATGGATTGGAATCAACTTTGTCCTTGGAAGGTTTAATCATGTGGCTAGTG AGAGGGATGCAGTTGTAGAGGTGCAGGTACCTGGGGGTGACCAGCAGGAGGCGCTGGTGAGGAAAAGGACCGCTGGTGTTCTGGACATGGGGGGTGTCTCCACTCAGATAGCATATGAAGTGCCCAAAACTGTAAGCTTTGCTTCTCCACAACAG GAGGAAGTGGCCAAGAACTTACTTGCGGAGTTCAACCTGGGTTGCGATGCCCACCGGACAGAGCATGTCTACCGGGTGTATGTGTCCACCTTCCTGGGCTTTGGAGGCAATGCTGCTCGACAAAGATATGAGAAGAGCATTGTCAGGAACACTCTCACTAAAAATAA GCTCCTGGGTCTGCATGTAGGTGAAACGTCAGAGTCCCCCCTGCTCGACCCGTGTCTGCCCACAGACCTGCAGGACAAGGTGGGGCCAGCGACACAGAAACTCCACCTGCGTGGCACAGGGGATTTTGATCACTGCAGACAGCTGCTTCAGCCCTTCCTTAACCGTACCAACGAGACTCACTCCTCCCTCAATGGCATCTACCAGCCTCCCATCGACTACCCCAACAGCCAGTTCTATGGGTTCTCTGAGTTCTACTACTGCACAGAGGATGTGTTGCGCATGGGCGGTGATTTTAACTCCTCAAAGTATTCCGTTGCTGCCAAG GGTTACTGCGCCACCCAGTGGAGATCTCTGAAAGAGCGATTTGACTCAGGCTTATATGCATCTCACGCTGATGTTCACAGACTCAA GTACCAGTGTTTTAAATCAGCCTGGATGTATGAGGTATTCCACTCAGGCTTCTCCTTCCCTATAGACTACAAAAACCTGAGGACTGCCCTCTTAGTTTATGATAAAGAGGTGCAATGGACTCTTGGAGCCATCCTTTACAGAACCCGCTTTCTACCTTTAAG GGATATTCAGCAGGAGACCCTCAAAGGAGTCCACGCCCACTGGCGTCACAGCTTCTCCTTTGTCAACAACCACTACTTGTTTCTGGCCTGCTTCCtggttgtcttcctctccatCTTGCTCTACTTGCTGCGACTCCGACGTATCCACAGCTGTACCACGCAGCGCTGCACCCCCTCTACTGTTGAGTGGTTAGAGGAGGGTCTGGGATCCCCCTCACTCCCTATCACCCTCTAG
- the LOC118393177 gene encoding ectonucleoside triphosphate diphosphohydrolase 4-like isoform X2 produces MGRISFSCLPASWHFSLSPLVLPRLLLPSFRQLLLFGLLVGLLGLLYLLLVTGKGQDIWIRKDNYFHRHLARVTDVEATDTSNPNLNYGLVVDCGSSGSRVFVYCWPQHNGNPHDLLDIRQMRDQHRKPVVMKIKPGISELAKTPEKASDYIHPLLSFAAQHIPKHKHQETPLYILCTAGMRVLSDSQQEALLEDLRTDIPVHFNFLFSDSHVEVISGKQEGVYAWIGINFVLGRFNHVASERDAVVEVQVPGGDQQEALVRKRTAGVLDMGGVSTQIAYEVPKTEEVAKNLLAEFNLGCDAHRTEHVYRVYVSTFLGFGGNAARQRYEKSIVRNTLTKNKLLGLHVGETSESPLLDPCLPTDLQDKVGPATQKLHLRGTGDFDHCRQLLQPFLNRTNETHSSLNGIYQPPIDYPNSQFYGFSEFYYCTEDVLRMGGDFNSSKYSVAAKGYCATQWRSLKERFDSGLYASHADVHRLKYQCFKSAWMYEVFHSGFSFPIDYKNLRTALLVYDKEVQWTLGAILYRTRFLPLRDIQQETLKGVHAHWRHSFSFVNNHYLFLACFLVVFLSILLYLLRLRRIHSCTTQRCTPSTVEWLEEGLGSPSLPITL; encoded by the exons ATGGGAAG GATCAGCTTCTCGTGCCTCCCAGCCTCCTGGCACTTCAGCCTGTCACCCCTGGTTCTTCCTCGTCTACTGCTACCTTCATTCAGGCAGCTACTCTTATTTGGTCTGCTGGTGGGATTGCTAGGACTGCTTTACCTGTTGTTGGTAACCGGAAAGGGCCAGGACATCTGGATCAGAAAGGACAACTACTTCCATAG ACACTTGGCGAGAGTCACAGATGTGGAGGCCACCGACACCAGCAATCCCAACCTGAACTACGGTTTGGTGGTAGACTGCGGCAGCAGTGGCTCCAGGGTGTTTGTGTATTGTTGGCCCCAGCACAATGGTAATCCCCATGATCTGCTTGACATACGACAGATGAGAGACCAGCACAGGAAACCAGTGGTCATGAAGATCAAGCCAG gCATCTCAGAGCTTGCAAAAACACCAGAGAAGGCCAGTGATTACATACACCCCCTGCTGAGCTTTGCTGCCCAGCACATCCCCAAACATAAGCACCAGGAGACCCCTCTGTACATTCTGTGCACAGCTGGAATGAGGGTGCTGTCTGACAG TCAACAGGAAGCACTTCTGGAGGATCTACGGACCGATATCCCTGTACATTTCAACTTCCTCTTTTCTGATTCCCATGTGGAGGTCATTTCTGGCAAGCAGGAAG GTGTGTATGCATGGATTGGAATCAACTTTGTCCTTGGAAGGTTTAATCATGTGGCTAGTG AGAGGGATGCAGTTGTAGAGGTGCAGGTACCTGGGGGTGACCAGCAGGAGGCGCTGGTGAGGAAAAGGACCGCTGGTGTTCTGGACATGGGGGGTGTCTCCACTCAGATAGCATATGAAGTGCCCAAAACT GAGGAAGTGGCCAAGAACTTACTTGCGGAGTTCAACCTGGGTTGCGATGCCCACCGGACAGAGCATGTCTACCGGGTGTATGTGTCCACCTTCCTGGGCTTTGGAGGCAATGCTGCTCGACAAAGATATGAGAAGAGCATTGTCAGGAACACTCTCACTAAAAATAA GCTCCTGGGTCTGCATGTAGGTGAAACGTCAGAGTCCCCCCTGCTCGACCCGTGTCTGCCCACAGACCTGCAGGACAAGGTGGGGCCAGCGACACAGAAACTCCACCTGCGTGGCACAGGGGATTTTGATCACTGCAGACAGCTGCTTCAGCCCTTCCTTAACCGTACCAACGAGACTCACTCCTCCCTCAATGGCATCTACCAGCCTCCCATCGACTACCCCAACAGCCAGTTCTATGGGTTCTCTGAGTTCTACTACTGCACAGAGGATGTGTTGCGCATGGGCGGTGATTTTAACTCCTCAAAGTATTCCGTTGCTGCCAAG GGTTACTGCGCCACCCAGTGGAGATCTCTGAAAGAGCGATTTGACTCAGGCTTATATGCATCTCACGCTGATGTTCACAGACTCAA GTACCAGTGTTTTAAATCAGCCTGGATGTATGAGGTATTCCACTCAGGCTTCTCCTTCCCTATAGACTACAAAAACCTGAGGACTGCCCTCTTAGTTTATGATAAAGAGGTGCAATGGACTCTTGGAGCCATCCTTTACAGAACCCGCTTTCTACCTTTAAG GGATATTCAGCAGGAGACCCTCAAAGGAGTCCACGCCCACTGGCGTCACAGCTTCTCCTTTGTCAACAACCACTACTTGTTTCTGGCCTGCTTCCtggttgtcttcctctccatCTTGCTCTACTTGCTGCGACTCCGACGTATCCACAGCTGTACCACGCAGCGCTGCACCCCCTCTACTGTTGAGTGGTTAGAGGAGGGTCTGGGATCCCCCTCACTCCCTATCACCCTCTAG
- the LOC118393176 gene encoding charged multivesicular body protein 7-like has product MSTEVTLPPEWEDDERMNFLFSDFKENRDVNTKDWDSKIDFWTSLILKICRSRGTVCFNLQELNKIFQRKGFVPLGLGTVIRCMARCGKIQRESEFAANVDCGWVSWGFGLLLVKPLKWTFSTLLGSSGVTLEESFVVIELVKEKAAELLGVYWSSPVANCSLLSFQELQTLSSHVCIDESTLCMALLQLQREKQVTVSLHEGEKIVKFSQPGQDRVSSVNDVDLGIYQLQRSERLLEVRVEALGLEAEKCKEEARVLLREGKKSQALRYLRSRKRVERKADGLNAQLENVKGILDRIANSETDKLVIQAYQAGVSALRLSLKDETVEGAESLVDQIQELCDTQDEINQTLAGGALNSTDADTDELEDELRSLLENSTLDRPSTLPEVPSHPLSPVRESGSLCDDLLCALPLVPQSLFNITDEELDKELSRLTLADTCLQPKDCTEPVKRAESAQ; this is encoded by the exons ATGTCTACTGAAGTAACGTTGCCACCTGAGTGGGAGGACGATGAACGGATGAATTTCCTATTCTCCGACTTCAAAGAAAACCGAGATGTCAACACAAAAGATTGGGACAGTAAAATTGATTTCTGGACATCACTCATTCTTAAAATCTGCCGAAGTCGCGGCACCGTCTGTTTCAATTTGCAAGAGTTGAACAAGATTTTTCAGAGAAAAGGATTTGTACCTTTGGGTTTGGGTACTGTCATTCGTTGCATGGCTAG GTGCGGCAAGATACAAAGAGAGTCAGAGTTTGCAGCAAATGTGGACTGTGGGTGGGTGTCTTGGGGTTTTGGCCTGTTGTTGGTGAAGCCTTTAAAATGGACATTTTCAACTCTTCTGGGTAGCAGTGGGGTTACTTTGGAGGAGTCGTTTGTTGTCATTGAACTGGTAAAG GAAAAGGCAGCAGAATTGCTTGGTGTCTACTGGAGTTCCCCAGTGGCCAACTGCTCTCTCCTGTCCTTCCAGGAGCTCCAGACACTGTCGTCCCATGTCTGTATTGATGAGAGTACCCTGTGTATGGCTCTGCTACAGCTGCAGAGGGAGAAGCAGGTCACAGTATCACTGCATGAAGGCGAGAAG ATTGTTAAGTTTTCTCAGCCAGGACAGGACCGTGTGTCTTCAGTCAATGATGTGGACCTAGGCATCTATCAGCTACAGCGCAGTGAGAGACTGCTTGAAGTGCGGGTGGAGGCATTGGGTCTAGAGGCAGAGAA GTGCAAAGAAGAAGCTAGGGTGTTGCTACGCGAAGGGAAGAAATCTCAG GCCCTGAGGTATTTGAGAAGCCGAAAGAGAGTTGAGAGGAAAGCAGATGGCTTAAATGCCCAGCTGGAGAATGTGAAGGGAATCTTGGACAGGATAGCAAACTCAGAGACGGACAAACTG GTGATACAGGCATATCAGGCTGGAGTGTCAGCCCTGCGACTCTCTCTGAAGGATGAGACTGTAGAAGGAGCTGAGAGCCTTGTGGATCAAATCCAAGAG TTGTGTGACACTCAGGATGAAATTAACCAAACTCTGGCTGGTGGAGCGCTCAACTCAA CGGATGCCGACACAGACGAGCTGGAGGATGAGCTGAGATCTTTATTGGAGAACTCTACTCTGGATAGGCCTTCCACACTTCCTGAAGTACCGTCACACCCTCTTTCACCTGTCAGGGAATCTGGTTCCCTTTGTGATGATCTGCTGTGTGCTTTGCCCTTAGTCCCTCAAAGCCTCTTCAATATCACAGATGAGGAACTGGACAAAGAGCTGAGCCGTCTAACACTTGCAGATACAT GTCTTCAACCAAAAGATTGTACTGAGCCAGTGAAGAGGGCTGAgtctgcacagtga